Proteins encoded by one window of Enterococcus saccharolyticus subsp. saccharolyticus:
- a CDS encoding sensor histidine kinase has protein sequence MRYLYQQLLAFWFVIGITLMTLGIAFIQMTRQTIEENNYRQLLGYANAVVKVMGVTNDAMPSYDLELDLIRALNISEITLNQQDVTFVFLKEDGKVLYPVTPDKQIVFPAQEYWDKLEEGQKQQITSEQNIFGKKEATSYTMIPVNLNEEFYGALIVTQPASNIQTTANEFTLNLIKGFALSGIVALIISYFYATFQVRRINRMKRATKEVANGNFDSILPVHNRDEFDELAEDFNKMTVSLKESHEEIKRQEERRRQFMADASHEMRTPLTTINGLLEGLEYNAIPENQKENAIRLMKNETERLIRLVNENLDYEKIRTNQISIIIKKFSATEALQTILSQLKSKAAAANDQLILETTQNIEVFADYDRFVQIMVNILQNAIQFTTDGDIRVKIEKGYLETIIEISDTGIGMTEGQLKNIWDRYYKVDPSRKNRKFGESGLGLPIVQQLVRLHKGKIDVKSELHQGTTFRISFPDTEIKD, from the coding sequence ATGCGTTACCTTTATCAGCAATTACTGGCCTTTTGGTTTGTTATTGGCATTACATTAATGACGTTGGGGATTGCCTTTATTCAAATGACACGACAAACCATTGAAGAGAATAATTACCGTCAACTCCTTGGGTACGCCAATGCCGTGGTGAAGGTGATGGGCGTTACAAATGATGCGATGCCCTCGTATGATTTAGAACTCGATTTAATTCGTGCTTTGAATATTTCGGAAATAACTCTTAACCAACAAGATGTGACGTTTGTGTTCTTAAAAGAAGATGGTAAGGTGTTATATCCTGTAACTCCGGATAAGCAAATTGTTTTTCCAGCTCAAGAATATTGGGACAAATTAGAAGAGGGGCAAAAGCAACAAATTACTTCAGAACAAAATATTTTTGGAAAAAAAGAAGCGACCTCGTATACGATGATTCCTGTGAATCTTAATGAAGAATTTTATGGGGCATTGATTGTAACACAACCAGCGAGCAATATTCAAACAACTGCCAATGAATTTACCTTGAATTTGATTAAAGGGTTTGCTTTATCAGGGATTGTGGCGTTGATTATCAGTTATTTTTATGCGACATTCCAAGTTCGGCGGATTAATCGGATGAAACGGGCAACGAAAGAAGTCGCCAATGGGAATTTTGATAGTATTTTACCTGTTCACAATCGAGATGAATTTGATGAATTAGCGGAAGATTTCAATAAAATGACGGTGTCACTAAAGGAATCGCATGAAGAAATTAAACGACAAGAAGAACGCCGACGCCAGTTTATGGCAGATGCGTCTCATGAAATGCGTACGCCATTGACCACGATTAATGGGCTATTGGAAGGCTTAGAGTACAATGCTATTCCGGAAAACCAAAAAGAAAATGCGATTCGTCTGATGAAAAATGAAACGGAACGCTTGATTCGTTTGGTCAATGAGAATCTTGATTATGAAAAAATTCGTACCAATCAAATTTCCATTATTATCAAAAAATTTAGTGCAACCGAAGCTTTACAAACAATATTATCCCAATTGAAAAGTAAAGCAGCAGCAGCGAATGATCAGTTAATTTTAGAGACGACGCAAAACATTGAAGTTTTTGCGGATTATGACCGTTTCGTACAAATTATGGTGAATATCTTACAAAATGCGATTCAATTTACGACGGATGGTGACATTCGTGTGAAAATTGAAAAAGGTTACTTAGAAACAATCATTGAAATTTCAGATACAGGAATTGGCATGACTGAGGGACAATTAAAAAATATTTGGGATAGATATTATAAAGTAGATCCTTCACGTAAAAATCGTAAATTTGGTGAGTCAGGTTTAGGATTACCAATTGTACAACAGTTGGTTCGTTTGCATAAAGGAAAAATTGATGTGAAGAGTGAGCTACATCAGGGAACGACCTTTAGAATTAGTTTTCCTGATACAGAAATTAAAGATTAA
- a CDS encoding LTA synthase family protein has product MKNLKIPNFLNTRMGFFSLLAVLFWIKNIAAYMTEFNLGIESPMQYFILFINPIATTLLLLSIALYVRRTKLSYITMMLIYFIMTVLLFSNVTYYREFTDFITINTMLGAGKVAEGLGQSALKLFHPTDIFYFIDFLLLGGALMTKKIKMDERPIRARVALAVSTLAVMIFSGNLFLAETDRSGLLTRTFSRDYLVKYLGINAFTAYDAVQTYKTTQVRAEASPNDMKEVEDYVKGHYAAPNDEMFGIAKGKNVIYIHLESTQQFLIDYKLKDENGVEHEVMPFVNSIYHDKSTYSFDNFFHQVKAGKTSDAETLLETSLFGLNQGAFFTQFGGKNTFEAAPDILKQTQGYTTAVFHGNSGNFWNRNEIYKRFGYDYFFDASYYDVNEDNSFQYGLHDKPFFEQSAQYLEHLQQPFYSKFIAVSNHYPYAEFTNDDAGFPMANTPDETVNGYFATANYLDKSVEEFFNYLKASGLYDNSVIVLYGDHYGVSNGRNRSLAELVGKTSSTWNDFDNAQMQRVPFMIHIPGQENGGINHTYGAQIDSLPTLLHLLGIDTQNYIQLGQDLFSNGHKDMAVFRDGSFMTSKYTFYNGTLYDNDTQLPITEPSEELQAQIDELQKEANRQLEISDKINNGDLLRFHTGSGLEPVDPSDYSYKNIMERLLEQEKTLGNQSTSVFSQNNNQSTVDLYETKSYKEYHPEAEKDETTTSTSEAK; this is encoded by the coding sequence TTGAAAAATTTAAAAATACCAAACTTCTTAAACACTCGTATGGGCTTTTTCAGCTTATTGGCTGTTTTGTTTTGGATTAAAAATATTGCTGCATACATGACTGAATTCAATTTAGGAATCGAAAGTCCAATGCAGTATTTTATTTTGTTTATTAATCCAATCGCAACAACGCTCTTACTCCTGTCGATTGCTTTATATGTCAGACGAACGAAATTGTCCTACATCACGATGATGCTCATCTACTTCATTATGACAGTCTTACTGTTTTCAAACGTAACTTATTATCGTGAGTTTACCGATTTCATTACAATTAATACCATGTTAGGCGCCGGAAAAGTTGCCGAAGGGTTAGGACAAAGTGCCTTGAAATTGTTCCATCCAACCGATATTTTCTATTTCATCGATTTTCTTCTTTTAGGTGGTGCATTGATGACGAAGAAAATTAAAATGGATGAACGTCCCATTCGTGCTCGTGTTGCCTTAGCAGTTTCAACTTTAGCTGTTATGATTTTCTCAGGAAATCTTTTCTTAGCAGAAACTGATCGCTCTGGCTTATTAACAAGAACTTTCTCTCGTGATTATCTTGTTAAATATTTAGGAATTAACGCCTTTACTGCTTATGATGCTGTACAAACATACAAAACAACACAAGTTCGTGCCGAAGCAAGTCCCAACGACATGAAAGAAGTCGAAGATTATGTTAAAGGACATTATGCGGCACCTAACGATGAAATGTTTGGCATTGCAAAAGGCAAAAACGTCATTTATATCCATTTAGAAAGTACGCAACAATTTTTAATCGATTATAAATTAAAAGATGAAAATGGTGTGGAACATGAAGTAATGCCATTTGTAAATAGCATCTACCATGACAAGAGTACCTACAGCTTTGATAATTTCTTCCATCAAGTAAAAGCTGGGAAAACAAGTGATGCGGAAACGTTATTAGAAACATCGTTATTTGGCCTAAATCAAGGTGCTTTCTTCACCCAATTTGGTGGGAAAAATACTTTTGAAGCAGCTCCAGATATTTTAAAACAAACACAAGGTTATACTACTGCAGTCTTCCACGGAAATTCAGGAAACTTCTGGAACCGTAATGAGATTTACAAACGTTTTGGTTATGATTATTTCTTCGATGCTTCTTATTACGATGTTAATGAAGACAATTCATTCCAATATGGTTTGCATGACAAACCATTCTTTGAACAATCTGCGCAATACTTAGAACACTTACAACAGCCTTTTTATTCTAAGTTTATTGCTGTATCAAACCATTATCCATATGCTGAATTTACCAATGATGACGCAGGATTCCCAATGGCAAATACACCGGATGAAACCGTAAATGGTTACTTTGCAACAGCGAATTATTTAGATAAATCAGTTGAGGAATTCTTCAATTATCTAAAAGCAAGTGGCTTATATGACAACTCAGTCATTGTGTTATATGGAGACCATTATGGTGTATCCAATGGCCGTAACCGTAGCCTAGCTGAATTAGTTGGTAAAACAAGTAGTACTTGGAATGACTTTGACAATGCTCAAATGCAACGCGTACCATTTATGATTCATATTCCTGGTCAAGAAAATGGTGGGATTAATCATACGTACGGTGCACAAATCGATTCATTACCAACCTTGCTTCATTTATTAGGAATTGATACACAAAACTATATCCAATTAGGACAAGATTTGTTCTCTAATGGACACAAAGATATGGCCGTTTTCCGAGATGGGTCATTCATGACTTCAAAATACACGTTCTACAATGGGACGCTATATGACAATGACACACAATTGCCAATTACAGAACCATCTGAAGAACTCCAAGCACAAATCGATGAGTTACAAAAAGAAGCCAATCGTCAATTAGAAATTTCTGACAAGATTAATAATGGCGACCTACTTCGTTTCCATACAGGTAGCGGCTTAGAACCAGTAGATCCAAGTGACTACAGTTATAAAAACATTATGGAACGGTTATTAGAACAAGAAAAAACACTTGGTAATCAATCAACGAGCGTTTTCTCACAAAACAATAATCAATCAACTGTTGATTTATACGAAACAAAATCTTACAAAGAATACCATCCAGAAGCTGAAAAAGACGAAACAACCACATCCACTTCTGAAGCAAAATAA
- a CDS encoding class I SAM-dependent rRNA methyltransferase encodes MNIKVTQQAAKKIKKGYPLIQEEDLAQKVDTNDWVTFTDTQGTYLAQGYLGKQNKGMGWILTKEACPIDHEFFVQRFATAKAKRQAYYADSQTTAFRVLNGEGDELGGLIIDLYNEYAVFSWYNDTLYHQKQPLVTAFQEVFPEVKGVYEKIRFDSNLPESQFVYGDLAPEPLVIKENGIHYATYLNEGLMTGIFLDQREVRGLLAEGFASGKTVLNMFSYTGAFSVAAAMGGAIETTSVDLAKRSLPKTKEQFAVNGLDESQQKIHVMDTFEYFKYAKKKDLQFDLIVLDPPSFARNKKKVFRVAKNYGELIEDSVDILNEDGVIIASTNAANVSPQRFQQMIEEALTKKGVHFEKIATYHLPSDFAVYPQFPEGDYLKVYFYQVKK; translated from the coding sequence ATGAACATAAAAGTGACACAACAAGCAGCAAAAAAAATCAAAAAAGGTTATCCCTTAATTCAAGAAGAAGATTTAGCTCAAAAAGTGGATACAAATGATTGGGTGACCTTTACGGATACCCAGGGCACTTATTTAGCACAAGGTTACTTAGGCAAACAAAACAAAGGTATGGGCTGGATTCTGACAAAAGAAGCATGCCCAATTGACCATGAATTTTTCGTTCAGCGCTTTGCTACTGCGAAAGCAAAACGACAAGCATATTATGCGGATAGTCAAACTACTGCTTTTCGGGTGTTAAATGGAGAAGGCGATGAGCTAGGTGGCCTAATTATTGACTTATACAATGAATATGCTGTTTTTTCTTGGTACAACGACACGTTATATCATCAAAAACAACCGTTAGTAACTGCATTTCAAGAAGTATTTCCAGAAGTAAAGGGTGTTTATGAGAAAATTCGTTTCGACTCAAACTTACCAGAAAGTCAATTTGTGTATGGCGATTTGGCACCGGAACCATTGGTGATTAAAGAAAATGGTATTCACTATGCCACCTATTTAAACGAAGGGCTGATGACTGGTATTTTTCTTGATCAACGAGAAGTTCGCGGCTTGTTAGCAGAAGGCTTTGCTTCAGGGAAAACGGTTTTAAATATGTTTAGTTATACGGGCGCTTTTTCAGTTGCTGCAGCAATGGGTGGAGCGATTGAGACAACTAGTGTCGATTTAGCCAAAAGGAGTTTGCCTAAAACCAAGGAACAATTTGCAGTCAATGGATTAGATGAAAGTCAGCAAAAAATTCATGTCATGGATACGTTTGAGTATTTCAAGTATGCAAAGAAGAAAGACTTACAGTTTGATTTGATTGTTCTAGATCCCCCTAGTTTTGCCCGTAATAAGAAAAAAGTTTTCCGTGTAGCCAAAAATTATGGTGAATTAATTGAAGATAGTGTCGATATATTAAATGAGGACGGCGTGATTATTGCTTCTACAAATGCAGCTAACGTGTCACCACAACGATTCCAACAAATGATTGAAGAAGCATTGACTAAAAAAGGAGTGCACTTTGAGAAAATAGCTACGTATCACTTGCCAAGCGATTTTGCTGTCTATCCACAGTTTCCAGAAGGAGATTATCTGAAGGTTTATTTCTATCAAGTGAAAAAATAA